From a single Nicotiana tomentosiformis chromosome 2, ASM39032v3, whole genome shotgun sequence genomic region:
- the LOC104119853 gene encoding phototropic-responsive NPH3 family protein NPY3-like, with amino-acid sequence MKFMKLGSKPDQFQTEGDNIRYVATELATDMVINVGDVKFYVHKFPLLSKSGSLQKLAAHTNEESNDEINIHDVPGGPAAFEICAKFCYGMTVTLNAYNVVAARCAAEYLEMYETVEKGNLIYKIEVFLTSSIFRSWKDSIIVLQTTKSFLPWSEELKIVSHCLDSVASKAYIDTSKVDWSYTYNRKNLPSENGSDPLWNGMKMQQFVPRDWWVEDLCELHIDMYKRVITTIKTKGGMSPEVIGEALKAYAYRRLPGFSKGTLPGSDPVKYRYLVDAITSLLPTEKNSVSCNFLIRLLHTSISLECGETVRSELKRRIGLQLDEASVADLLLRAPASEATTYDIDIVHELVQQFILQQRSGQSDYTEDNELQEMPPAFASDASKVKVARVIDGYLAEVSRDPNLPLPKFVNLADMVSGFRRPSHDGIYRAIDMYLKEHPEITKSERKRICKLMDCRKLSAEACMHAVQNERLPLRVVVQVLFFEQVRATTSSGGGSTPDLHGTIKALLPVESHGSSRSATTNTEEDWDAVPTAEELKALKGELATLRLRDKEGSNDSNLKDMKLSAEKVAGGKAKGLIMSKKIFSKLWSNKDRLSENSSSDTSESPGSSNAGESKSTPSRSRRHSLS; translated from the exons ATGAAGTTTATGAAACTTGGATCCAAGCCTGATCAGTTTCAGACAGAAGGAGATAATATCAG GTATGTAGCAACTGAATTGGCAACTGATATGGTCATCAATGTTGGAGATGTAAAATTTTATGTCCACAAG TTCCCGCTTCTGTCCAAGAGTGGTAGCTTGCAGAAGCTGGCCGCACATACAAATGAGGAAAGCAATGATGAAATCAACATCCACGATGTACCTGGTGGACCTGCAGCTTTTGAAATATGCGCAAAGTTCTGTTATGGTATGACAGTAACTCTGAATGCGTACAATGTGGTTGCAGCTCGCTGTGCAGCTGAATATCTGGAAATGTATGAAACTGTAGAGAAGGGTAACCTTATCTACAAGATTGAGGTCTTCCTTACTTCTAGCATCTTCAGGAGCTGGAAAGATTCAATCATTGTTCTCCAAACAACAAAATCCTTTCTTCCCTGGTCCGAGGAATTAAAGATTGTTAGTCATTGTCTAGACTCTGTAGCATCTAAAGCTTATATTGACACCTCAAAGGTGGACTGGTCGTATACGTATAACCGTAAAAATCTTCCATCTGAAAATGGAAGTGATCCGCTATGGAATGGTATGAAAATGCAACAGTTTGTTCCAAGAGACTGGTGGGTTGAGGACCTTTGTGAACTTCACATTGACATGTATAAACGGGTTATAACGACAATAAAAACTAAGGGAGGAATGTCTCCAGAAGTAATAGGTGAAGCATTGAAAGCGTATGCCTACCGAAGGCTACCGGGATTCAGCAAGGGTACACTACCAGGAAGCGATCCTGTGAAGTATCGGTACTTGGTTGATGCAATTACTTCTCTGTTGCCGACAGAGAAAAATAGTGTTTCTTGTAATTTCTTGATCAGATTGTTACACACTTCTATCTCTTTGGAATGCGGAGAAACAGTAAGAAGTGAACTGAAGAGGAGGATTGGCTTGCAGCTGGACGAGGCATCGGTAGCTGACCTCCTCCTTCGAGCCCCAGCTAGTGAAGCTACTACATACGATATTGACATAGTACATGAGCTTGTTCAACAGTTCATACTGCAGCAAAGGAGTGGTCAGAGCGATTATACTGAAGATAATGAATTGCAGGAGATGCCCCCTGCATTTGCATCAGATGCTTCCAAGGTTAAGGTGGCAAGGGTGATTGATGGATACCTTGCGGAAGTTTCTCGAGATCCAAATCTACCTTTGCCTAAATTTGTCAATCTTGCTGATATGGTTTCTGGCTTCCGTAGACCTTCCCATGATGGAATTTACCGTGCTATTGACATGTACCTTAAG GAACATCCTGAGATCACCAAGagtgaaagaaaaagaatttGTAAACTAATGGACTGTCGGAAGCTATCAGCTGAGGCTTGCATGCATGCTGTGCAGAATGAGCGCCTTCCTTTACGCGTAGTTGTACAAGTGCTGTTCTTCGAGCAAGTCAGAGCAACAACATCATCTGGTGGTGGCAGCACTCCTGACCTACATGGAACAATTAAAGCCTTGCTTCCAGTGGAATCCCATGGGAGCTCAAGATCTGCTACTACCAACACAGAGGAGGACTGGGATGCCGTTCCCACAGCTGAGGAGCTTAAAGCTTTGAAAGGGGAGCTTGCTACTCTAAGGTTAAGAGACAAGGAAGGGAGCAATGATAGTAATTTGAAAGACATGAAACTGAGTGCCGAAAAGGTGGCTGGTGGCAAAGCAAAGGGTTTAATCATGTCCAAGAAGATCTTCTCAAAACTGTGGTCCAATAAAGATAGACTAAGTGAGAACAGCAGCTCGGATACATCAGAAAGCCCGGGGTCTTCCAATGCTGGGGAATCAAAGTCCACCCCATCAAGAAGTAGGAGGCATTCCCTGTCTTAA
- the LOC104119854 gene encoding probable N-acetyltransferase HLS1 isoform X1 — protein MVENGVVSIVVREFDAKKDCREVEEVERRCEVGPSGKLSLFTDLLGDPICRVRHSPAYLMLVAEIVVHNGENEEERAIVGMIRGCIKTVTCGKKLSRNAKNSSVSTKPHPQPLPIFTKLAYILGLRVSPSHRRMGIGLKLVCEMEEWFRVNGAEYSYIATENDNQASIKLFTNKCGYSKFRTPSILVQPVFAHRARVSSRVTIIKLSPTDAETLYRRRFSTTEFFPRDIDSILYNKLNLGTFLAVPKGLYSAQTWPGVDEFLASQPESWAVLSVWNCKDVFNLEVRGASRMTKILAKTTRIVDRAFPWLKVPSVPEVFRPFGLHFLYGLGGKGPLAEKLTKSLCDFAHNLAKESRCSVVATEVANREPLRLAIPHWKKLSCAEDLWCMKRLGEDYSDGSLGDWTKSQPGLSIFVDPREV, from the exons aTGGTGGAGAATGGTGTAGTGTCAATAGTGGTGAGAGAATTTGATGCAAAAAAAGATTGCAGGGAAGTGGAAGAAGTGGAGAGAAGATGCGAAGTTGGACCGAGTGGCAAACTCTCTCTTTTTACTGACCTTTTAGGTGACCCAATTTGCAGAGTCCGCCATTCTCCTGCTTATCTCATGCTG GTTGCAGAGATAGTGGTGCATAATGGAGAAAACGAAGAGGAGAGAGCAATAGTAGGGATGATAAGAGGTTGTATTAAAACCGTTACGTGCGGTAAAAAGCTGTCAAGGAATGCTAAAAACAGCTCTGTTTCTACTAAACCTCATCCTCAACCCCTTCCTATTTTCACCAAACTCGCCTATATTTTAGGCCTCCGCGTTTCTCCTTCTCACCG GAGAATGGGAATTGGGTTAAAATTGGTGTGCGAAATGGAGGAGTGGTTCAGAGTTAATGGTGCTGAATATTCGTACATAGCTACTGAAAACGACAACCAAGCTTCCATTAAGCTCTTCACCAACAAATGCGGTTACTCCAAGTTCCGTACCCCGTCCATTTTGGTCCAGCCCGTTTTCGCTCATCGGGCCCGGGTATCAAGTCGGGTCACTATTATCAAGCTCAGCCCAACTGACGCTGAAACACTATACCGCCGCCGGTTCTCCACTACCGAGTTCTTCCCACGCGATATTGATTCTATTCTATACAACAAACTCAATCTGGGTACTTTTCTAGCGGTTCCAAAGGGGCTTTACTCGGCCCAAACTTGGCCCGGAGTGGACGAGTTTTTGGCGAGTCAGCCCGAGTCATGGGCTGTGCTCAGCGTGTGGAACTGTAAGGACGTGTTCAATCTTGAGGTTCGTGGCGCGTCGCGAATGACAAAGATTCTTGCTAAGACGACTCGTATAGTGGACCGGGCTTTTCCTTGGCTCAAAGTACCGTCGGTGCCGGAGGTTTTCAGGCCATTTGGGCTTCACTTTTTGTATGGGCTTGGTGGAAAAGGCCCATTAGCTGAAAAGTTAACAAAATCCCTGTGTGATTTTGCACATAATCTAGCTAAAGAGTCGCGGTGTAGCGTGGTGGCGACGGAGGTGGCAAATCGTGAACCGTTAAGGTTAGCAATTCCACACTGGAAAAAGCTATCTTGCGCAGAGGATTTATGGTGCATGAAACGACTAGGGGAAGACTATAGTGACGGGTCATTAGGTGACTGGACAAAGTCACAACCTGGTCTTTCTATTTTTGTTGATCCTAGAGAAGTCTAA
- the LOC104119854 gene encoding probable N-acetyltransferase HLS1 isoform X2 — MIRGCIKTVTCGKKLSRNAKNSSVSTKPHPQPLPIFTKLAYILGLRVSPSHRRMGIGLKLVCEMEEWFRVNGAEYSYIATENDNQASIKLFTNKCGYSKFRTPSILVQPVFAHRARVSSRVTIIKLSPTDAETLYRRRFSTTEFFPRDIDSILYNKLNLGTFLAVPKGLYSAQTWPGVDEFLASQPESWAVLSVWNCKDVFNLEVRGASRMTKILAKTTRIVDRAFPWLKVPSVPEVFRPFGLHFLYGLGGKGPLAEKLTKSLCDFAHNLAKESRCSVVATEVANREPLRLAIPHWKKLSCAEDLWCMKRLGEDYSDGSLGDWTKSQPGLSIFVDPREV; from the exons ATGATAAGAGGTTGTATTAAAACCGTTACGTGCGGTAAAAAGCTGTCAAGGAATGCTAAAAACAGCTCTGTTTCTACTAAACCTCATCCTCAACCCCTTCCTATTTTCACCAAACTCGCCTATATTTTAGGCCTCCGCGTTTCTCCTTCTCACCG GAGAATGGGAATTGGGTTAAAATTGGTGTGCGAAATGGAGGAGTGGTTCAGAGTTAATGGTGCTGAATATTCGTACATAGCTACTGAAAACGACAACCAAGCTTCCATTAAGCTCTTCACCAACAAATGCGGTTACTCCAAGTTCCGTACCCCGTCCATTTTGGTCCAGCCCGTTTTCGCTCATCGGGCCCGGGTATCAAGTCGGGTCACTATTATCAAGCTCAGCCCAACTGACGCTGAAACACTATACCGCCGCCGGTTCTCCACTACCGAGTTCTTCCCACGCGATATTGATTCTATTCTATACAACAAACTCAATCTGGGTACTTTTCTAGCGGTTCCAAAGGGGCTTTACTCGGCCCAAACTTGGCCCGGAGTGGACGAGTTTTTGGCGAGTCAGCCCGAGTCATGGGCTGTGCTCAGCGTGTGGAACTGTAAGGACGTGTTCAATCTTGAGGTTCGTGGCGCGTCGCGAATGACAAAGATTCTTGCTAAGACGACTCGTATAGTGGACCGGGCTTTTCCTTGGCTCAAAGTACCGTCGGTGCCGGAGGTTTTCAGGCCATTTGGGCTTCACTTTTTGTATGGGCTTGGTGGAAAAGGCCCATTAGCTGAAAAGTTAACAAAATCCCTGTGTGATTTTGCACATAATCTAGCTAAAGAGTCGCGGTGTAGCGTGGTGGCGACGGAGGTGGCAAATCGTGAACCGTTAAGGTTAGCAATTCCACACTGGAAAAAGCTATCTTGCGCAGAGGATTTATGGTGCATGAAACGACTAGGGGAAGACTATAGTGACGGGTCATTAGGTGACTGGACAAAGTCACAACCTGGTCTTTCTATTTTTGTTGATCCTAGAGAAGTCTAA
- the LOC104119854 gene encoding probable N-acetyltransferase HLS1-like isoform X3 — translation MGIGLKLVCEMEEWFRVNGAEYSYIATENDNQASIKLFTNKCGYSKFRTPSILVQPVFAHRARVSSRVTIIKLSPTDAETLYRRRFSTTEFFPRDIDSILYNKLNLGTFLAVPKGLYSAQTWPGVDEFLASQPESWAVLSVWNCKDVFNLEVRGASRMTKILAKTTRIVDRAFPWLKVPSVPEVFRPFGLHFLYGLGGKGPLAEKLTKSLCDFAHNLAKESRCSVVATEVANREPLRLAIPHWKKLSCAEDLWCMKRLGEDYSDGSLGDWTKSQPGLSIFVDPREV, via the coding sequence ATGGGAATTGGGTTAAAATTGGTGTGCGAAATGGAGGAGTGGTTCAGAGTTAATGGTGCTGAATATTCGTACATAGCTACTGAAAACGACAACCAAGCTTCCATTAAGCTCTTCACCAACAAATGCGGTTACTCCAAGTTCCGTACCCCGTCCATTTTGGTCCAGCCCGTTTTCGCTCATCGGGCCCGGGTATCAAGTCGGGTCACTATTATCAAGCTCAGCCCAACTGACGCTGAAACACTATACCGCCGCCGGTTCTCCACTACCGAGTTCTTCCCACGCGATATTGATTCTATTCTATACAACAAACTCAATCTGGGTACTTTTCTAGCGGTTCCAAAGGGGCTTTACTCGGCCCAAACTTGGCCCGGAGTGGACGAGTTTTTGGCGAGTCAGCCCGAGTCATGGGCTGTGCTCAGCGTGTGGAACTGTAAGGACGTGTTCAATCTTGAGGTTCGTGGCGCGTCGCGAATGACAAAGATTCTTGCTAAGACGACTCGTATAGTGGACCGGGCTTTTCCTTGGCTCAAAGTACCGTCGGTGCCGGAGGTTTTCAGGCCATTTGGGCTTCACTTTTTGTATGGGCTTGGTGGAAAAGGCCCATTAGCTGAAAAGTTAACAAAATCCCTGTGTGATTTTGCACATAATCTAGCTAAAGAGTCGCGGTGTAGCGTGGTGGCGACGGAGGTGGCAAATCGTGAACCGTTAAGGTTAGCAATTCCACACTGGAAAAAGCTATCTTGCGCAGAGGATTTATGGTGCATGAAACGACTAGGGGAAGACTATAGTGACGGGTCATTAGGTGACTGGACAAAGTCACAACCTGGTCTTTCTATTTTTGTTGATCCTAGAGAAGTCTAA